A single genomic interval of Spinacia oleracea cultivar Varoflay chromosome 6, BTI_SOV_V1, whole genome shotgun sequence harbors:
- the LOC110781645 gene encoding uncharacterized protein isoform X1 produces MVRRMLRSRKSRMVASRMGGRIIGMMTMMRDRLMVLCKERLQHRPWRTSLKRTPPEDKNSEENTSQDNPTEGNTTDENLQTDDQEGPREKLILRIPRTNPKTRYRQTRVRMTKLESDVVAYVESYNPKGKEQGAMLIECDGNDANRMMCYSVVRPREYVHSQYVRAVANIYNREWALEYPTNSRRIMLDSSFAYQKLKTRETYAGLLKKWSTPLQKIVSADISVVYVPVVDNGHWWCVAFALKDQKIWFIDIMYTNPASEHSGDVKKLIAAVEYVLHWRDTQYNAALVWKLKQMHTWPLDSISFPDYNDNHACGIVMLMAIQESARAFTKTMHVGDINVARRALFLSHLNSDFNSCRPLLPQIVATHCPVR; encoded by the exons ATGGTGAGGAGAATGTTGAGGAGCCGAAAGAGCAGGATGGTGGCGTCAAGGATGGGGGGCCGAATAATagggatgatgacgatgatgaggGACCGGCTAATGGTCCTGTGCAAGGAACGGTTGCAGCATCGCCCTTGGAGAACATCGCTCAAGAGAACCCCCCCTGAAGATAAGAACAGTGAAGAGAACACCAGTCAAGATAACCCCACTGAAGGGAACACCACTGATGAGAATCTCCAAACTGATGACCAAGAAGGACCACGGGAGAAATTGATCCTAAGGATTCCGAGAACAAACCCAAAAACACGCTATCGGCAGACGCGAGTACGAATGACAAAACTTGAGAGTGACGTAGTAGCTTATGTGGAGTCATACAATCCTAAAGGGAAAGAGCA GGGGGCCATGCTTATCGAGTGTGATGGTAATGATGCAAATCGGATGATGTGCTACTCGGTTGTGCGTCCTAGGGAGTACGTGCATTCCCAGTACGTTCGGGCCGTTGCAAACATATACAACAGGGAATGGGCTCTGGAATACCCAACGAATTCTCGCAGAATCATGCTGGACTCCTCATTTGCG TATCAGAAATTAAAGACGAGGGAAACATATGCTGGTCTGCTGAAGAAGTGGTCCACCCCTCTCCAGAAGATTGTGTCAGCTGATATATCTGTG GTCTATGTTCCAGTTGTGGACAACGGACATTGGTGGTGTGTTGCTTTTGCACTGAAAGACCAGAAGATATGGTTCATTGACATCATGTATACTAATCCTGCTTCCGAGCATTCTGGGGATGTTAAAAAATTG ATAGCAGCTGTGGAGTACGTTCTACATTGGAGGGACACGCAGTATAATGCAGCTCTTGTTTGGAAGTTGAAGCAAATGCATACTTGGCCCTTGGACTCCATTAGCTTCCCTGACTACAACGACAA tCATGCGTGTGGAATAGTAATGCTTATGGCTATCCAGGAAAGTGCAAGGGCATTTACAAAGACGATGCATGTG GGGGACATCAATGTAGCTCGGAGGGCACTGTTTTTGTCTCACTTGAATTCAGATTTCAACTCCTGCCGCCCGCTTCTTCCCCAAATCGTTGCAACCCACTGCCCAGTTCGTTGA
- the LOC110781645 gene encoding uncharacterized protein isoform X2, with amino-acid sequence MVRRMLRSRKSRMVASRMGGRIIGMMTMMRDRLMVLCKERLQHRPWRTSLKRTPPEDKNSEENTSQDNPTEGNTTDENLQTDDQEGPREKLILRIPRTNPKTRYRQTRVRMTKLESDVVAYVESYNPKGKEQGAMLIECDGNDANRMMCYSVVRPREYVHSQYVRAVANIYNREWALEYPTNSRRIMLDSSFAYQKLKTRETYAGLLKKWSTPLQKIVSADISVIAAVEYVLHWRDTQYNAALVWKLKQMHTWPLDSISFPDYNDNHACGIVMLMAIQESARAFTKTMHVGDINVARRALFLSHLNSDFNSCRPLLPQIVATHCPVR; translated from the exons ATGGTGAGGAGAATGTTGAGGAGCCGAAAGAGCAGGATGGTGGCGTCAAGGATGGGGGGCCGAATAATagggatgatgacgatgatgaggGACCGGCTAATGGTCCTGTGCAAGGAACGGTTGCAGCATCGCCCTTGGAGAACATCGCTCAAGAGAACCCCCCCTGAAGATAAGAACAGTGAAGAGAACACCAGTCAAGATAACCCCACTGAAGGGAACACCACTGATGAGAATCTCCAAACTGATGACCAAGAAGGACCACGGGAGAAATTGATCCTAAGGATTCCGAGAACAAACCCAAAAACACGCTATCGGCAGACGCGAGTACGAATGACAAAACTTGAGAGTGACGTAGTAGCTTATGTGGAGTCATACAATCCTAAAGGGAAAGAGCA GGGGGCCATGCTTATCGAGTGTGATGGTAATGATGCAAATCGGATGATGTGCTACTCGGTTGTGCGTCCTAGGGAGTACGTGCATTCCCAGTACGTTCGGGCCGTTGCAAACATATACAACAGGGAATGGGCTCTGGAATACCCAACGAATTCTCGCAGAATCATGCTGGACTCCTCATTTGCG TATCAGAAATTAAAGACGAGGGAAACATATGCTGGTCTGCTGAAGAAGTGGTCCACCCCTCTCCAGAAGATTGTGTCAGCTGATATATCTGTG ATAGCAGCTGTGGAGTACGTTCTACATTGGAGGGACACGCAGTATAATGCAGCTCTTGTTTGGAAGTTGAAGCAAATGCATACTTGGCCCTTGGACTCCATTAGCTTCCCTGACTACAACGACAA tCATGCGTGTGGAATAGTAATGCTTATGGCTATCCAGGAAAGTGCAAGGGCATTTACAAAGACGATGCATGTG GGGGACATCAATGTAGCTCGGAGGGCACTGTTTTTGTCTCACTTGAATTCAGATTTCAACTCCTGCCGCCCGCTTCTTCCCCAAATCGTTGCAACCCACTGCCCAGTTCGTTGA